The following coding sequences are from one Triticum dicoccoides isolate Atlit2015 ecotype Zavitan chromosome 4A, WEW_v2.0, whole genome shotgun sequence window:
- the LOC119285064 gene encoding purple acid phosphatase 3-like → MARGSMAAVLAVLAVAALRCAPAAAELPLVEHPAKNDGSLSLLVVGDWGRNGTYNQSRVAEQMGKVGERLDIDFVVSTGDNFYENGLTGVHDQQFEESFTNIYTAQSLQKPWYLVLGNHDYRGDALAQLDPVMRKLDERFVCMRSFLVNAEIVEFFFIDTTPFQLKYWTHPKDSHYDWRGVAPRKDYIANLLKDLDEAMKKSTAKWKIAIGHHTMRSVSDHGDTEELLQLLLPVLKVNGIDFYINGHDHCLEHISSRDSPIQYFTSGGGSKAWRGVYQPNDDKIQFFYDGQGFMSLQLNQDQADFIFYDVSGKVLYEFTSHKTNHFQPSIYVTAE, encoded by the exons ATGGCGAGGGGTTCCATGGCCGCGGTGCTCGCCGTCCTGGCCGTGGCGGCGCTCCGGTGCGCGCCGGCCGCCGCGGAGCTCCCGCTGGTGGAGCACCCGGCCAAGAACGACGGGTCGCTCAGCCTGCTCGTCGTCGGGGACTGGGGCCGCAACGGCACCTACAACCAATCCAGGGTCGCGGAGCAG ATGGGGAAGGTCGGGGAGAGGCTGGACATCGACTTCGTGGTCTCCACCGGCGACAACTTTTACGAGAATGGCCTCACCGGCGTCCATGACCAGCAGTTTGAAGAATCCTTCACCAATATCTACACCGCCCAGAGCTTGCAGAAGCCGTGGTACCTCG TTCTCGGAAACCATGACTACCGGGGCGATGCGCTCGCACAGCTTGACCCGGTCATGCGCAAGCTCGATGAGAGATTCGTTTGCATGAGATCATTTCTTGTCAATGCAG AGATCGTGGAGTTCTTCTTCATCGACACCACTCCATTCCAACTCAAGTACTGGACTCACCCCAAAGACAGTCACTACGACTGGAGAGGAGTGGCGCCTCGAAAGGACTACATAGCTAATCTGCTGAAG GATTTGGATGAGGCAATGAAGAAATCAACTGCAAAGTGGAAGATTGCTATTGGGCATCATACCATGAGGAGTGTCAGTGACCATGGGGACACCGAGGAGCTCCTGCAATTGCTTCTTCCAGTCCTCAAG GTTAATGGCATCGACTTCTACATCAATGGGCACGACCACTGCCTCGAACACATTAGCAGCAGAGACAG TCCAATCCAATACTTCACTAGCGGAGGCGGTTCAAAAGCATGGAGGGGAGTCTACCAGCCAAATGATGATAAGATCCAGTTCTTTTATGATGGGCAAGGGTTCATGTCCCTCCAGCTAAACCAGGACCAAGCTGACTTCATCTTTTATGATGTTTCTGGGAAAGTCTTGTACGAGTTTACCTCGCACAAAACAAACCACTTCCAGCCCTCCATCTATGTCACTGCAGAATGA
- the LOC119285063 gene encoding uncharacterized protein LOC119285063 — protein MATAAASPPPTATEDNVRLLLPGFLSPETCKELEFVHRSCGTAGYRPSVVSTSLPHLAATGCGHLLLPFVPIRERLRDAVESFFSCHFDLFVEFTGLVSWCKGASIGWHSDDNKPYLRQRAFTAVCYLNNHGKDFKGGLLKFQDGEPSSVIPVAGDAVIYTADNRNVHCVDEVTEGERLTLTLWFTRDSSFDEDPKLLSFLSQTSLSYEPADQNSYIPLPASDNMYWFSYDQSGFDIRCARIHILGFSFRASSDEDSKSTCAAPADDPIELLGKPLRIGRADDVFGKIFANSLHALQVVQFYYWKAPELAARRNQTTGGSETVCYPTIQVQQSSGTELPLPCNHGLAQTIFGSYSSVDSVIEWDDVVLALDMWENYSEELRRKLSIFLPNWLSNGTIFVVDPSEPTQVCGEGN, from the exons atggccaccgccgccgcttcgccgccgccgaccgccaccGAGGACAACGTCcgcctccttctccctggatttctcTCCCCCGAGACCTGCAAG gagctggaGTTCGTGCACCGGAGCTGCGGGACGGCGGGGTACCGGCCTTCGGTGGTGTCTACATCGCTGCCGCATCTGGCTGCCACCGGCTGCGGCCACCTACTCCTCCCCTTCGTGCCCATCCGCGAGCGACTCCGCGAcgccgtcgagtccttcttctcctGCCACTTCGACCTCTTCGTCGAGTTCACCGGACTAGTCAG TTGGTGCAAGGGGGCTTCTATTGGATGGCACAGTGACGACAACAAACCTTATCTTAGGCAAAGAGCCTTCACG GCTGTGTGCTACTTGAACAATCATGGAAAGGACTTTAAGGGTGGACTGTTGAAGTTTCAGGATGGTGAACCCTCCTCTGTTATTCCAGTTGCTGGT GATGCTGTCATCTACACTGCTGATAATCGTAATGTCCATTGTGTAGATGAG GTAACTGAGGGTGAAAGGCTGACACTTACTCTTTGGTTCACTAGAGATAGTTCTTTTGATGAGGATCCAAAGCTCCTTAGTTTTCTATCCCAGACATCACTGAGCTATGAGCCAGCTGATCAGAACTCTTACATTCCTTTGCCAGCCTCAGATAACATGTACTGGTTTTCCTACGATCAGTCTGGCTTTGACATACGATGTGCTAGAATACACATTCTTGGGTTTAGTTTTCGTGCAAGCAGCGATGAAGACAGCAAGAGTACATGTGCTGCACCAGCTGATGACCCCATAGAGTTGCTTGGGAAGCCACTGCGAATTGGGAGGGCAGATGATGTCTTTGGGAAGATATTTGCCAACAGCTTGCACGCTCTTCAG GTGGTGCAATTTTACTACTGGAAAGCACCTGAGCTGGCAGCAAGGAGAAACCAGACTACTGGTGGTTCAGAAACAGTTTGCTACCCTACTATACAAGTACAGCAATCAAGTGGAACGGAACTTCCATTACCGTGTAACCATGGACTTGCACAAACCATATTTGGATCATATAGCAGTGTGGATTCTGTTATTGAATGGGATGATGTTGTGTTAGCACTTGATATGTGGGAGAATTATTCAGAAGAATTGAGGAGAAAGTTGTCGATATTCTTGCCAAATTGGCTGTCCAACGGAACCATTTTTGTTGTAGATCCCTCCGAGCCCACCCAGGTATGTGGTGAAGGGAACTAA